GGGATCAAGGGAGTGGGGAGGACGATGAAGGTATCCTGCTCCATGCTGGCCATCCTGATGCTGAGCCTCATGGGCATGCCCCCTCTCATCGGCTTCTGGAGCAAGTTCATGTACGTTTTCCTCTCAGCCATGGAACTGGCACCCTGGCTCGTCCTTCTTGGCATAGTGAACAGCGGCATATCCGTGGGCTACTATGCCCTCGTGATAAGGTACATGTATTTCGCTAACCCACCGAACAGGACGGAGGAGTCCCTGAGGGATCCCGAGCTCTACGTGCTCCTGATAACAGGTCTGCTGACCACGTTGCTAGGCTTGGGACTCGTGGATCAATTGACGAGGCTCCTCTCATAATTTTTATCACTCCCACGACCCCCTCCATTCAGCCGATGAGACCTGCTGTTCAGCGATCCGAAGCCGGCTGAGTGAGGGATGCTTCGGTCAGAGGATCGCTCAAGTAGCTAGTCCCTCTACGATCTAAGCTACCAAAACCGGAGCTTGAGGTGCCCTGAAGCTCCAGAGGTACTACCTCTCCCGAAGATACGTCAGCTCAGCCACGGCGGGACCGCGGGTGGTGATGGTCTCGCTCGGGAGTACTATAGATAGAAATTAACTACTTATGACTTCCAATTTTTCAAAATATTTTCAAAATATTCAGCGTAGTATGCTCATCTTCGCGACGCTCCCGAACATCCCTAACCATCATCGCTTATAAGCGTTTCAGGAGGGATCGGTTCGGGCCCTCCGGGAGGTACCTGGATGTACCTTCCCTGGAGCTCGATAGGATCCTTCCGGTGCCTCGCCTGCGGCACCTGCTGTTCCCACTTCATGGTACCTCTCAGGGCCAGCGAGGCGCTGAGCATAGCGAAGATATTCGGATGGGACCGCTTAGAGGTCAGGAAAGGGAGGTTGTTCATAAGGAAGCACGGGAGAGCGTGTCCCTTCTTGGTGAGGAGAGGATCACTCCGCGTCTGCCATCTGCAGGAGTTTGGGATCAAGCCGAGGGCTTGCAAGGTATGGCCGTTTCACATATTCAGGACTCCCGAGTATGGGAAGAGGGAGGAGGCATCTCTCTCAACGAGATACGGCACCTTCTACGTATACGTGGATCCGAGATGTCCTGGAATCAGCCTAGGAAGGCCTACTGACACGTTACTTGACGCTGTGGTGGAGGCCCTGGAGATATGGCTGGGTGTGAGGACCGAGCAATACCTGACGACCAGTCCCCTAGGGTTTCTCGGGAGGAATGGTCATGAGTGGACTATTCCCTCCCTCGTGAGGCTCGCGGAGAGTGAACCTCACGTTTTCAGGATTCATGGGATGATGAAATAATGAAGATGGTGAATATCGGATTAATTATGAAAGTCAACACCGCAAAATTGAGTTAAATTGGCAGTCACTCCCGGAAGGGAAAGTTTATTAAGGAATCTCGGATGGATGCAGGGCCGGGAGAGGGGGTATCAGAGAGACCTCTGATAACCCAGCACTGCAAGGTGCCTGAGTTTCCCGCGGCAGCGGGGAACCCCCGAAAGCCCCTAAAAGATTTTGAAGAGCTTAACGTAGGCTAGGGGACTCAACTCGTTGATGCTGCAATCATCGACCGATGTGATCACTATTCCATCCAATCTAGCTCTCCTCAGCACATCCAGGTCCACCGGAGGGTTCGTGTAGTAGACGTCCAGCAGCGACTTCCACCTCATCAGCTCGGAGTCGCTCCTCTCTTCGGGTGGCAGCAGGACGAAGGGGGGTATCTCCATAAGGTAGGTCGGAGGAGCGGCCAGGTAGAACATATCAGAGTGAACGCTGTACCTAGCTATCTTGCTGGCTATCCTCGCCCTGCAGAAGCTATCAGGATCTAGGGCGTGCTCCGGGGGGACGTA
The sequence above is drawn from the Candidatus Korarchaeota archaeon NZ13-K genome and encodes:
- a CDS encoding YkgJ family cysteine cluster protein codes for the protein MYLPWSSIGSFRCLACGTCCSHFMVPLRASEALSIAKIFGWDRLEVRKGRLFIRKHGRACPFLVRRGSLRVCHLQEFGIKPRACKVWPFHIFRTPEYGKREEASLSTRYGTFYVYVDPRCPGISLGRPTDTLLDAVVEALEIWLGVRTEQYLTTSPLGFLGRNGHEWTIPSLVRLAESEPHVFRIHGMMK